AACACACCAAAATTCACAAACAATTTAGTCCAACTAGACCAATCATAGAAGAACAATTTGGGACTGACACTGTTCCTACAGTCAGAAAACCCAACTTACTCCTAAGGGGCTAGACTACTGACCGTCTAAATAATTCTGCAATTGGAACTGCAAGCGCTGTCTAGCACGAGCAATTCTTGACTTTACAGTACCCAGGGAAACACCTGTAATTTCGGCAATTTCTTCATAGGCCATGCCTTCAATTTCGCGCAACACAATGGTAGTGCGGAAAACTTCTGGCAAATCAGCGATCGCCTCATGAAGCTGGTCGTAAAACTCTCGGGTGGTCATGTGTTCTTCTGGGCCTGGATCGGCAGAAGCAATCTCCCAATCCATTTCGCCGTCATCCATGGCTCGCGGCGCGTCTAAAGAGAGAGGCTCTGCAACTCGCTTGCGCTTGCGAAGTTCGTCGTAGAACAAGTTGGTGGCAATACGGCTCAGCCAACCCCGGAATTTAACTGGGTCATTTAAGCGTTTGACGTTGCGGTAAACTCGAATCCAGACTTCTTGAGCCAGATCTGAGCGATCCTGCCAATCTGGAGCCAGGTGATACAGCACCCGCTCTACATGGGATTGATAGCGCCGCATTAATTCAGCGAATGCCGAGCGATCGGGCCGCAGCCCTTCCTGACACTGCAAAATTAAATCGTAGTTTGAGAGTTTTTCGGGTTGCACTGGCACTTGAGGAGGATTCGCCTCAACCGTGGACCAGGATACAGGAAGGGAGTGACTCATGGGTGGAATCTGGGTCTATAACATTCCTGTTTTGTTTGACGCCCGTAGATTCAGAGAGTTCCCAAGACTCGCCTCAGTTAGTTTTAACCCTAGGTATTTGGATTGGGCCGCTGAGTGGAGACCCATTCTGCTCCCAAGGCTAGCTAAGGCTGATCATCCCGCATCTTGCACATGGTTTTCATTAACGACATTTCAATAGTACTTTGCGGATTGCCGATTGTTTCAACATCAGGTCAACATCGGGCAAGTTCTACCAACACCCATCTACTAGAAAGCTAGAGCGCAGGGGGTTTGATGAAGTTAGGCAATAAAACTTGAACTTTTGAGTCGTTGGCGAGTGGGCTAGAGCCAACAGACAATTGAGCTTTTTCAGATGCTTGGGTATTAGATGCTTGGGTAGAGGAGGCCCAATTGCCTCCTAGAAACAAATTCAGCGAAAAGGTAATGGTAATAGCTAGTAAGAGTTTTTCTGGCATGACGGCTCTCCTCACAAAGTAGTTGAGTCAGGGCTACTGAAGTGGAGGGTTGCTGGTTGAATATCGCCCATGCTACCCAAGTCCCTGAATCCGCTGTACAGATTTAATGGTTTCTACAGCCTTAACTTTAGGGTGCCCATCAATTACTAAAGGGAGTGCCTCAACTACTAAATAACCATGAAGCAAACAAGAAGTTGTGATGAAGTTTAGGAGCTTTTGGTTTAGGAGCCTTTGGTTTTGAGATCAGCCAGCATTAAGTTGATGCGCTCAGCCACATCTGCCTTACCTTCTGGATCGGCGTCATATAGAAATACATCCAGAATGAACCAGCGACAGAGGATGGGGTCAATCTGGACTAATTCCAACATGACTCCGTTGATGACTTCGGTCGTCCAATCTCTAGGCAAGCGCTGGAGTTCATCTCGAATTGCTAAGGCATCTTCTAGATTTTGGCTTTTGTGGGCCGCGATCGCAGATTTAACTACAGCCTCAACCAATTTGTTGAGACCGATCGCTATATCGGAATTGGGGGAGTTGGGAGGCTGGTCTTCCAAGAGAATTTTTTAGATAGCAATACTTCTGAGCTTAGTACGACTCCCTTATTTTTGACCGACATCAACGCTAATTTAAGCATTCACCTAATTTAAGCATTCACCAAAGCTGAGGCTCTCGCTTGAAAGCCAGCTTTCGCTAAACCATCCACGGTAGCCTGATAATCTTGCACGCGGAACTGTGCCCCTAAGCGTACAAATTGGCGTCGGTTAGGAGCAGAAACGATTGCGACTACTAGAATTTTGGCCTTTTCCTCGTCACCTCGGTTCTCTAGTAACACTGTTCTAAGGCGATGCTGCGCTTCAATGTCACTAGCTCGTTGGGGGTCAAGCTCTACCATCAGCATCCGGACTTCTTCTACAGGCTCGGCATCATCAATGATGAACTGGTTGCGATCGTCGCGGCGATCGACTTTGCCCCAGATCATTAAGCGAGCATCGGGAATAATATAGGCTTCAATTCGCGCAAAGGATTTGGGAAACACCACGGCCTCTGCTTGCCCCGTCAAATCCTCAATTTGCACAATCGCCATGCGATCGCCTTTCTTGGTGACTACGGGCTTGATGTTGGTCAGCATGACGATGGCACTAATGGTCACATCATCGCGCTGCTCACCCAAGTCACAAACATTGATCGGAGCCAAGATTTTGGCTGATTGTTGCAGCGACTTGAGCGGATGGTCGGAGATGTAGAAACCGAGCAATTCTTTCTCTAACCGTAGCTTTTCCTGCTTCGGAAAATCTTCTACGGGAGGTGCTTTGGGAGCAGATTCAAAATTAGTTGTAGCTGTGGTATCGGTGCTTTCAGCCGTGGCTCCTCCAAACAAATCGAACAAGTTCCCTTGCCCGATCGCCCGATCTTTGGCACGTGCTTGCGCCCAATCAATCACGAGTCCTAGGTCTTGAATGAGCTGGTTACGGTTGGAGTTGGGGTCAAAAGCATCCATTGCCCCGCACTGAATTAAGGCTTCTAAGGCTCGTCGGTTTACAGAGCGAGAATCCACGCGATCGCAGAGATCCGCTAATGATTTAAATGGGCCTCCTTCGTCACGAGCCGCCAAAATACACTCGATCGCGCCCTGACCTACGTTACGCACCGCTGACAGACCAAATAAAATGCTGGTTTTGAGCGGGGTGAAATCTACGAGCGATCGGTTGATGTCCGGTGGCTCTACTTCAATCCCCATACTCAAACAAGTACTGAGGTATTTCTGAACTTTATCCTGGTCGCCACTATTAGCAGTTAATAAAGCTGCCATGTATTCGACTGGATAATTAGCCTTTAAATAAGCGGTTTGATACGTGACATACCCATAAGCAGTGGAATGGGATTTATTAAAACAGTACTCAGCGAAAAGTACCATTTGATTGAAGAGTTCTTCAGCAATCTTGGATTTGACACCATTCTTCGTTGAGCCATCCACAAAGATCTCTTGATGCTTCTGCATCTCAGACATCTTCTTTTTACCCATCGCCCGACGTAGCAAATCCGCTTGTCCCAAAGAGTAACCACCCATATCTTGAGCGATCTTCATGATCTGTTCTTGGTAGACCATGAT
This region of Trichocoleus desertorum NBK24 genomic DNA includes:
- a CDS encoding sigma-70 family RNA polymerase sigma factor, whose amino-acid sequence is MSHSLPVSWSTVEANPPQVPVQPEKLSNYDLILQCQEGLRPDRSAFAELMRRYQSHVERVLYHLAPDWQDRSDLAQEVWIRVYRNVKRLNDPVKFRGWLSRIATNLFYDELRKRKRVAEPLSLDAPRAMDDGEMDWEIASADPGPEEHMTTREFYDQLHEAIADLPEVFRTTIVLREIEGMAYEEIAEITGVSLGTVKSRIARARQRLQFQLQNYLDGQ